A genome region from Vulpes lagopus strain Blue_001 chromosome 7, ASM1834538v1, whole genome shotgun sequence includes the following:
- the IER2 gene encoding immediate early response gene 2 protein: protein MEVQKEAQRIMTLSVWKMYHSRMQRGGLRLHRSLQLSLVMRSARELYLSAKVEAHEPEVPLPPVRSPDPRLHQSREAEAGAEAAPPDGEPTSPEPMDTREAPRAEETPARCAPRPTKVSRKRRNSSLSDGGDVGLVPSKKARLEEEEEGASSEVPDRLQPPPAQAEGAFPNLARVLQRRFSGLLNCSPAAPPTAPPACEAKPACRPADSMLNVLVRAVVAF from the coding sequence ATGGAAGTGCAGAAGGAGGCACAACGCATCATGACTCTGTCGGTGTGGAAGATGTACCATTCGCGCATGCAGCGCGGTGGCCTGCGGCTGCACCGGAGTCTGCAGTTGTCGCTGGTCATGCGCAGCGCCCGGGAGCTCTACCTCTCGGCCAAGGTGGAAGCCCACGAGCCCGAGGTGCCCTTGCCGCCCGTCCGCTCCCCCGATCCTCGCCTGCACCAGTCGCGGGAAGCGGAAGCTGGAGCCGAGGCAGCGCCCCCCGACGGTGAGCCGACCTCCCCGGAGCCCATGGACACGCGGGAGGCGCCGCGAGCGGAGGAGACCCCAGCCCGCTGTGCCCCGCGCCCTACAAAAGTCAGCCGAAAGCGGCGCAACAGCAGCCTGAGTGACGGCGGGGACGTCGGACTGGTCCCAAGCAAGAAAGCCcgtctggaggaggaggaggaaggagcctcCTCGGAGGTCCCTGACCGCCTGCAGCCACCTCCCGCGCAAGCGGAGGGCGCCTTCCCCAACCTGGCGCGCGTCCTACAGAGGCGCTTCTCTGGCCTCCTGAACtgcagccccgccgcccccccgaCGGCGCCGCCGGCGTGCGAGGCGAAGCCGGCCTGCCGCCCCGCGGACAGCATGCTGAACGTGCTCGTGCGGGCCGTGGTGGCTTTCTGA